One genomic segment of bacterium includes these proteins:
- a CDS encoding sodium ion-translocating decarboxylase subunit beta — protein MVDDLTKLLLDSGFANVSWENWFMFAISGLLIYLAIKKGYEPLLLIPIAFGIVLANFPLAKMGSYDEGIIVLIYSRGVETELLPPVIFLGIGVLTDFRPLLSRPFTFLLGAAAQLGVFVAAIGSVYLFGFTPQEAASIGIIGGADGPTTIYLASKLAPHLLGPVALASYSYMSLVPIIQPPVLRLLTTQKEREIDMRQVKPVSETAVKIFPILSGGIATLAIPSSAPLIGMLMFGNLIRESGVTERLRKTAGGALIDIVTIFLATAVGATMSGKTFLSPEVLMIFALGAIAFIFSTAGGILLAKLFNLFLPEIKKINPCIGAAGVSAVPMAARVVQDFVSKHTNGKVNPLMPAMGPNVAGVIGTAVAAGVFLALLS, from the coding sequence ATGGTAGATGATCTAACGAAACTACTGCTTGACTCCGGTTTTGCAAACGTAAGCTGGGAAAATTGGTTTATGTTTGCAATCTCAGGTTTACTCATTTATCTGGCAATTAAAAAAGGATACGAACCTCTGCTTCTGATTCCCATAGCTTTTGGAATTGTACTGGCAAATTTTCCTCTTGCAAAAATGGGCTCCTACGATGAAGGCATTATCGTTTTAATTTACAGTCGTGGAGTTGAAACTGAACTTTTACCTCCGGTAATTTTTCTTGGTATTGGAGTTCTCACTGACTTCAGACCGCTTTTAAGCAGACCATTCACCTTCCTTTTGGGTGCAGCCGCACAATTGGGAGTATTTGTTGCAGCCATCGGATCCGTCTATTTATTCGGGTTCACTCCACAAGAAGCAGCAAGTATCGGAATCATTGGCGGTGCCGACGGTCCTACGACAATTTATCTTGCGTCCAAACTTGCACCACATCTTCTCGGTCCTGTTGCACTTGCTTCCTATAGTTATATGTCTCTTGTTCCGATAATTCAACCGCCTGTGCTGAGATTACTCACTACTCAGAAGGAAAGAGAAATCGATATGCGCCAGGTAAAACCGGTATCGGAAACCGCTGTAAAAATTTTTCCAATTTTATCCGGAGGTATCGCAACTCTAGCAATTCCGTCTAGTGCACCTTTAATTGGTATGTTAATGTTTGGAAACCTGATAAGAGAAAGTGGTGTAACTGAAAGATTAAGAAAAACAGCTGGCGGTGCATTGATAGATATTGTGACGATATTTCTGGCAACAGCGGTTGGCGCAACAATGAGCGGTAAGACTTTTTTGAGTCCTGAAGTATTAATGATTTTCGCTCTCGGTGCAATCGCTTTTATATTCAGTACTGCCGGAGGAATTCTGTTGGCTAAACTTTTTAATCTCTTTCTGCCTGAGATAAAGAAAATAAATCCGTGCATAGGTGCCGCAGGTGTTTCAGCCGTTCCAATGGCAGCAAGAGTTGTTCAGGATTTTGTATCGAAGCATACAAACGGCAAAGTAAATCCGCTAATGCCGGCAATGGGACCTAATGTAGCTGGTGTAATTGGAACTGCTGTCGCTGCCGGAGTATTTCTTGCTTTGCTAAGCTGA
- a CDS encoding biotin attachment protein: MIFTEKQKKIRVMFTPFRDGLQSSFGGKVRLNDYLPAMKASVEAGIRHFEFGGGARFQAPLFYLGEHPFDTMQAMRDAVGPDVDLQILTRSVSGVTLTNQSIEGLDLQAKLMKKHGTTWDRNFDYMNDVDNLIKTGKPIVDAGMHHQVAIALMGLPFKSDIVHTADFYINIGKRLLESGMKIDSICLKDASGTTDPKTIYDTVIGLKKIMPPEMPLWLHTHDTASTAVACYMAGIDAGVNGVDLSVRPMASGTVQPDVRSLAHGLKGTGYSLDINIAKMDEIENLLDEGLKEYDFNPTTTTADARVLGFPMPGGAIGPNVHMMVKAGILHKYSEVLAEFPVVVEAGGAWTSVTPGSQQYWLQAFNNVMYGRWEKIDDGYGKAVLGYFGKTPLPPDPEVVKKASEQLNKPVFTGDPLEAAPKNIEPAKKALEERNLPITDENIFIVLASMVPGKKMELNEGIRLLMGQGKIDIPLKKKEEPKKEEKSKEAVVETISAGPVRTKCTVDENGKTRTFIVTSEPIQTASTLVGKVIMAQTVLDSETVKSTPIFHPFEGIVQVVDILVHEGDAVTQGQTVAYVEAMKAKHHIKSQINGIVSKVNVKIGDEINSSTPIIILN, translated from the coding sequence ATGATATTCACTGAAAAACAAAAAAAAATCAGAGTAATGTTCACACCATTCAGAGATGGACTTCAGAGTTCATTTGGGGGCAAAGTAAGGTTGAATGATTACCTGCCGGCAATGAAAGCTTCCGTTGAAGCAGGTATCAGACACTTTGAATTTGGAGGAGGCGCCCGATTCCAGGCACCGCTTTTTTATTTGGGTGAACATCCGTTTGATACAATGCAGGCTATGAGGGATGCAGTTGGTCCTGATGTTGATCTACAAATTTTAACGAGATCGGTTTCAGGAGTTACACTTACAAATCAATCTATCGAAGGATTGGATCTCCAGGCAAAATTGATGAAGAAGCACGGAACAACGTGGGATAGAAATTTTGATTACATGAATGATGTTGACAACCTGATTAAAACCGGAAAACCTATTGTTGATGCCGGAATGCATCACCAGGTTGCGATTGCATTGATGGGATTACCATTCAAATCTGACATAGTGCACACAGCTGATTTTTATATCAACATTGGTAAAAGACTTCTTGAGAGCGGGATGAAGATAGACAGCATCTGTTTGAAGGATGCAAGCGGCACTACTGATCCTAAAACGATCTATGACACTGTAATAGGTTTAAAAAAAATAATGCCTCCTGAAATGCCACTATGGCTGCATACTCATGACACAGCAAGTACAGCAGTTGCCTGTTACATGGCAGGAATTGATGCAGGTGTAAATGGAGTCGATCTTTCAGTTAGACCGATGGCAAGTGGAACAGTCCAGCCGGATGTTCGCTCTCTGGCTCATGGATTAAAAGGTACAGGTTACTCTCTTGATATTAATATTGCTAAGATGGATGAGATCGAAAATCTTTTAGATGAGGGATTAAAAGAGTACGACTTCAATCCAACTACAACAACTGCAGATGCAAGAGTATTGGGATTTCCGATGCCTGGCGGTGCAATTGGTCCGAATGTACATATGATGGTTAAAGCCGGAATACTTCATAAATACAGTGAAGTGCTTGCCGAATTTCCAGTTGTAGTTGAAGCAGGCGGAGCGTGGACAAGTGTAACTCCGGGGAGCCAGCAATACTGGCTGCAGGCATTTAACAATGTGATGTATGGCCGTTGGGAAAAAATTGATGACGGATATGGAAAAGCTGTACTTGGTTACTTCGGTAAAACACCACTACCACCTGATCCTGAAGTTGTAAAGAAAGCTTCCGAGCAGCTGAATAAACCTGTATTCACAGGTGATCCTTTGGAAGCTGCACCAAAAAATATTGAACCGGCAAAGAAAGCTCTCGAAGAGAGAAATCTTCCAATAACTGATGAAAATATTTTTATTGTGCTAGCTTCTATGGTTCCTGGAAAGAAGATGGAGTTAAATGAAGGCATCAGACTTCTTATGGGCCAAGGAAAAATTGATATTCCACTAAAGAAAAAAGAAGAACCAAAAAAAGAAGAGAAATCAAAAGAAGCTGTTGTGGAGACTATCTCTGCTGGTCCGGTCAGGACAAAATGTACGGTTGATGAGAATGGTAAAACAAGAACTTTCATCGTTACTTCAGAACCGATACAAACCGCTTCAACATTAGTTGGAAAAGTAATTATGGCTCAAACTGTTCTTGATTCGGAAACAGTAAAAAGCACTCCCATATTTCATCCTTTTGAGGGAATTGTTCAGGTAGTTGATATCCTTGTCCATGAAGGTGATGCAGTTACACAAGGACAGACGGTTGCATATGTTGAAGCTATGAAAGCAAAGCACCATATTAAATCTCAAATCAATGGAATTGTTTCAAAAGTGAATGTAAAAATTGGCGATGAAATAAATTCTTCAACTCCAATAATCATATTAAATTAA
- a CDS encoding proline--tRNA ligase, translating to MKLSKYFVPTLKEVPTDATVTSHILMLRAGMIRMLSAGIYSFLPLGYRVVRKISQIIREEMDAIGGQEFHLPALNPKEIWEETGRVEAFGDILFHVKNREYVLAPTHEEIITYHARNVVKSYKDMPQIWYQIQTKFRNEPRPRSGVIRGRQFLMKDAYTLDVSYEALDVAYGLHDKAYRKIFDRCGLKYFVVGASSGAMGGTGSEEFMVKSEAGEDTVAYCSSCGYAANVEVAESRVDIIARENESKSVYEISTPNVKSIDELCEFLKIDESVCAKSRVYINDGKEILILMQGNDEVNESKLTKVLGGNVRPAHPEELMEITGADAGSIGPIGFKGRIIADLKLKDRNNLFSGANKNDYHIGGIDVSRDVPTLEYADLRIVQSGEGCPNCDNKLEVFTAIELGHIFKLGTKYSEALKALYLDEKGEERPIVMGSYGIGVERIMACYVEQNHDDKGIIWDKALAPFDIHLIALNVKNENVVSTAEKIYNELRNAGYEVLFDDRDAAAGFKFNDADLLGMPVQIVIGEKKIKDGKCEMKIRRSGERFDVELREVDKKISEIF from the coding sequence ATGAAATTAAGTAAATATTTTGTTCCTACTTTAAAAGAAGTTCCTACCGATGCAACTGTTACAAGCCATATTCTGATGCTTCGTGCAGGGATGATCAGAATGCTCTCTGCTGGAATTTATTCTTTTCTTCCACTTGGTTACAGAGTTGTAAGAAAAATTTCGCAAATAATAAGAGAAGAGATGGACGCAATCGGTGGACAGGAATTTCATCTTCCGGCACTCAATCCAAAAGAGATCTGGGAAGAAACAGGTAGAGTTGAAGCATTTGGTGATATTCTTTTTCATGTTAAAAACAGAGAATACGTTCTAGCACCGACTCACGAAGAAATTATAACTTACCATGCACGCAATGTTGTAAAATCATACAAAGATATGCCTCAGATATGGTATCAGATTCAAACCAAATTCAGGAACGAGCCACGACCAAGAAGCGGAGTTATTCGTGGGCGACAATTTTTAATGAAAGATGCATACACACTTGATGTTTCTTATGAAGCTCTTGATGTTGCGTATGGATTGCACGATAAAGCGTACAGAAAAATATTTGACAGATGCGGATTAAAATATTTTGTCGTTGGTGCTTCAAGCGGTGCAATGGGCGGAACAGGTTCTGAAGAATTTATGGTTAAATCTGAGGCAGGTGAAGATACAGTTGCATACTGTTCATCTTGTGGATACGCAGCGAATGTTGAAGTTGCCGAATCCAGGGTCGATATTATTGCAAGAGAAAACGAAAGTAAATCTGTTTACGAAATATCGACTCCAAATGTAAAATCAATTGATGAACTTTGTGAATTTTTAAAAATAGACGAATCAGTGTGTGCTAAATCCAGAGTTTATATTAATGATGGAAAAGAAATTTTGATTCTGATGCAGGGCAATGATGAAGTAAATGAATCGAAGCTCACAAAAGTGCTCGGAGGAAACGTCCGTCCGGCACATCCGGAAGAGTTGATGGAAATAACCGGTGCTGATGCTGGATCAATTGGACCAATTGGATTTAAAGGAAGAATTATTGCAGATTTAAAATTAAAAGATCGGAACAATCTTTTCAGCGGCGCAAATAAAAATGATTATCATATCGGTGGAATTGATGTGAGCAGAGACGTACCGACTCTCGAGTATGCTGATCTAAGAATTGTTCAATCCGGAGAAGGTTGTCCCAACTGTGACAACAAGCTTGAAGTGTTTACTGCTATTGAGCTTGGACACATTTTCAAGCTCGGAACAAAATATTCTGAAGCACTAAAGGCGTTGTATCTTGATGAAAAGGGAGAAGAGCGTCCGATTGTAATGGGAAGTTATGGAATAGGTGTTGAAAGAATTATGGCTTGTTATGTCGAGCAAAACCACGATGATAAAGGAATAATCTGGGATAAAGCTCTCGCACCATTCGATATTCATCTCATTGCATTGAATGTGAAGAATGAAAATGTGGTGTCAACCGCGGAAAAAATTTACAATGAATTAAGAAATGCCGGATATGAAGTTTTATTTGATGATCGTGATGCTGCAGCAGGATTTAAATTTAATGACGCCGATTTACTTGGTATGCCTGTTCAGATCGTAATTGGCGAGAAGAAAATAAAAGATGG